In Novosphingobium kaempferiae, the DNA window GTGGAAATGCACGCGGCGCTTGCCGGGGATGTCGAGGGTCTGGACGAAGAGGTCCATCAGCATCGACTTGCCGCGTCCGACGCCGCCCCACATGTAGACGCCGCGCGGGGCGGCGGCCTTCTTGCCCAGCAACTTGCCGAAAAGGCCCGTCGACGAACTCGCCTTGTAGAGTTCACGCTGAAGCTGGTTCAGCCGTTCCGCCGCGCCAGCCTGTTCCGGGTCCGATCGAAGTTCGCCGGTCGCGACCAGCGCTTCGTAGCGTTCGAGCATCGCGCTCACCGTGAAGCGCTCGGCTTGCGCAGGGTGCCCATGAAGCTGGCGACGAGGTGGTCGTCCTGCTCGACGGTGCCGCGCACGAAGACTAGGCGGCGCGTCTCTTTCATGATCTCCGCCACGACATCAAGCGGCTGGCCGATGCGGCCCGCGCCGATGAACTGGTTCTGGAGATCAAGCGTGACCGCGCCGACGGCATCCGCACCGATCACGGTGAACATCGCCGCGAACATGCCTACGTCGATCAGCGCGAGAGTGACGCCGCCGTGGACGGCATCGAGGACGTTGCTGTGCTGCACGCCCGCTTCGACGAGGCGGAGGCGCGCGCTGCGATCACCTTCGCGGCGGACCAGCATGCGGCCCAACCCTTGCGAGTTGAATCGCGAGCCTTCGTTCAGCTTCCACGTATGCCAGCCCGGAAACTCCGGGTCCGGCTCGTGGATGAATGCACCGTCGTGTGCCACGGGAGAACCCGGGTCTCGGCCCGAAGGCTCAGACCTGGCGCTCCGCCTGCATCTTCTTGATCTCGGCGATCGCGCGCGCGGGCGAGAGGCCCTTGGGGCAGACGTTCGCGCAGTTCATGATGGTGTGGCAACGGTAGAGACGGAAGGGATCTTCCAACTCGTCCAGACGCTCGCCGGTCATCTCGTCGCGGCTGTCGGCCAGCCAGCGGTAGGCCTGGAGCAGGATGGCCGGGCCGAGGAACTTGTCGGAGTTCCACCAGTAGCTCGGGCAGGAGGTCGAGCAGCAGGCACACAGGATGCACTCGTAGAGGCCGTCCAGCTTCTCACGCTGTTCGGGGCTCTGCAGGCGCTCCTTGCCCGACGGGGTCGTCGAGACGGTCTGCAGCCAGGGGCGGATCGAGGCGTACTGCGCGTAGAAGTGCGTGAAGTCCGGCACGAGGTCCTTGATCACGTCCATGTGCGGCAGCGGGGTGATGCGGATATCGCCCTTCAGATCCTCGATCGCGGTGGTGCAGGCGAGACCGTTCTTGCCGTTCATGTTCATCGCGCACGAACCGCAGATGCCTTCGCGGCACGAGCGGCGGAACGTCAGCGAGGGATCCATCTCGTTCTTGATCTTGATGATCGCGTCGAGGACCATCGGGCCGCACGCGTCGAGGTCGATCTCGAACTGGTCGTAGCGCGGGTTCTCGCCCGAATCCGGGTCGTAGCGATAGACGGTGAACTTCTTGACCTTGGTGGCGCCCTCAGCCTTGTGGACATTGCCCCGCTTGCTGATCTTGCTGTTCGCCGGGAGGGTGAAGGTCGCCATGTAAGAATCCCCGTGATCTTGCAGTGCGGCATGAGCCGCCTTGTGGTCCCCCTCTAGCGATTCGCCCGCGTAGGGCAAGAGGTGACAAAGGCGAGGTGAGGCCGAAGCAAGATCACGGAATTGCGAGCTATTCGCATGACGGACAATGTGGCGGGCT includes these proteins:
- a CDS encoding PaaI family thioesterase; its protein translation is MAHDGAFIHEPDPEFPGWHTWKLNEGSRFNSQGLGRMLVRREGDRSARLRLVEAGVQHSNVLDAVHGGVTLALIDVGMFAAMFTVIGADAVGAVTLDLQNQFIGAGRIGQPLDVVAEIMKETRRLVFVRGTVEQDDHLVASFMGTLRKPSASR
- a CDS encoding succinate dehydrogenase iron-sulfur subunit, whose protein sequence is MATFTLPANSKISKRGNVHKAEGATKVKKFTVYRYDPDSGENPRYDQFEIDLDACGPMVLDAIIKIKNEMDPSLTFRRSCREGICGSCAMNMNGKNGLACTTAIEDLKGDIRITPLPHMDVIKDLVPDFTHFYAQYASIRPWLQTVSTTPSGKERLQSPEQREKLDGLYECILCACCSTSCPSYWWNSDKFLGPAILLQAYRWLADSRDEMTGERLDELEDPFRLYRCHTIMNCANVCPKGLSPARAIAEIKKMQAERQV